From Argopecten irradians isolate NY chromosome 3, Ai_NY, whole genome shotgun sequence:
ATCTGCATTGTCGATCTGAGAACGATCTTCAGCGAAATATCTTTTGCTTTGTTTGGTCATCCAAATTTTGCCATTGAATTGCCTGTCCGCAACTTGGACTCCTGTCACCAAGAGATACATTTCTGTAAGTTGACACGTACTGACGTATTTAACCAATTTCTAACACTAATTGTAATAAAAGTTTTATAATTTTGCAGCTTTAAGTTGCCATAGTAACCATccgaaatatgcataaattaactTAGTTTGAAAATGTTGTCATCTTTTAAAATACACTTGTAGTTTTTTGTCTAAGAAACAATAGAGCACAATCTTGAACAAGTTTAACATTTATTCTTAATATTTATGTAACTCGGATACATCTTTATGAGAAACATAGAGTTTGCtcaaggatgcgctctatggtttctagatgaaaaactgcatatttaggatggttaccatagcagctgcaataatacataattatttgaaaaaagagGCATTTGAAAAGAGAATTGAACTATCGGTTACATGTTTTTTCGACTCAGATATCAATAAATTACTTCCAAAATATCACATGTGATTACTTTTGGTAGTTGGTACTGATCAACTTTAATCAAACTGCTCACTCGTTGCTCCGATTTCCATTAATATACCAGTAAAATATAGATTGTAAATTAATACAGTCTTGCTTTTATGTTTCTGCAAAATGATAAAAGCAAATCAGTATACCGCATCATTTAGGCCAATCGACTTTAAATTACTGCCTTTACTTATGCCATATCTATATCTGAGAACGCTATTTTTCATATGGAGGATTGCTTTATCATGGAGGTAACCGCACATACCATCAGGTGCCTGTTGGTTTGATTAGGTAACAAACAGTGCCACAGGGATCTAAGAATTAAAAtgtagttacagtttatatcgatatggacccaccagagtagCCATAAACCATTTTTAGGTGTTTTAGGGGCctgaacaatataaaaaaaaggtCGTATTTGACCACTTTTTTTATTCAGACCCCTaaaaccacagggacttgtaacgtaggttgtgagaaagtctgctgtgtatacatgtgtactatatactatataaatggacaagggaaccaacggctcgcttggaagaggtacacctgcctctacaatagtcgcccgtattccgtcaaacattgataaatatgtacatatttaataccaatgtattcttaaataaattttcgacatggaaaacacaacttcaaacacgaaataatatattaacatacctttatttcactatgaacgtggaaaatgcagtcagatatcaccgatgtcgttttgcctgtccactgaaatctaggttaaacaaGTTTGTGTGGATATTAtgtaccccatacccggacccgGACTGGAAACACCATATACCCGGTGTCTGTACACTAAACGCTACAATATCAATGTGGTAACGGTCAAGTACAACATTAGAGTCTCCATttaagttagattcttcaattaatgatatatgtatctCAAATAAAGGTTCTTCTAAGAACCTAAACCATGAAACTTAATTTTTACAGAGTCTGAGTACAGAATTTCAGTGTAGTATCGGGTAAGGGCGAGTACACCaaaaaggtacccatcatcaattacaatatggcggattatacgaacaagagtcgagtgctggataaaaaaagtgtgattcctcgcttagctgttggattggattaatgaaagagtaatcagagatagcctatttgtatttgcaatggaAAAATATCAACAGAAAGTGAAATTAATGCATACAAAATCtgttacaagggaatatgagtgcttttgacctagattttactggacaggcaaaacgacatcggtgatatctgactgcattttccacgttcatagtgaaataaaggtatgttaatatattatttcgtgtttgaagttgtgttttccatgtcgaaaatttatttaagaatatattggtattaaatatgtacatatttatcaatgtttgacggaatacgggcgacttttgtagaggcaggtgtacctcttccaagcgagccgttggttcccttgtccttttatatagtatatagtacacatgtatacacagcagactttctcacaacctacgttacaagtccctgtgccTAAAACATCTAAAGTGGTTCatggacactctggtgggtccaaatCGATATAAACTATAGCTAATTTCCAGATCCCTGTGAACAGTGCGTGTTGACAGGCCGGAGATCCACATTTCACATTACTATCGATGCAGCAAAGAAGTAATTTGTCATGTTACAGTATCATTGGTAACTATTTAGATTCCCCACATTGTAGAGGAACAGAGTTTACCACACATTCTTAATTCATTTTAAGTGGAACATCAATCGGTAAACGAGGAGCTTGAGATAACTTTAGAGTAGAGGGAACAGAGTTTACCACACATTCTTAATTCATTTTAAGTGGAACATCAATCGGTAAACGAGGAGCTTGAGATAACTTTAGAGTACTTGGAGGTACTTTATGGTAACCGAAGTTTAGGAGGTGGTCATTTCACACCTGTGCCGCCAGACATGTGTTCATCTGTAGGTAGGACGGCTGTCATACTGCCTTACCGGAACCGGAAGAAGCACCTACTACAGTATCTTTATCACGTCCTACCAAAACTCATTCGGCAGCAAATTGACTTTACTATATTCGTCATTGAACAGGTAATGTCTTTTTCATGTATTCCgactgaattatctccctttgaacTCGTGTTTGATTTATcaaaaaagtgaaaatgaattaatttggTTAACAGTTAAGTCACGTTGGCTTCAACAACGGATGGATAATGATAATTCGTTTGTCTAAATATGATAAATTGTTCATGTTTTGCATTGtccaaatcttttttttttaagttgttATTTCCTCTTCATCGTTTGTCAACATGCTAAGTCATGAATTTTAtttgatctatcagagttacttcccttcgttgcACCCCGTCAGTACTGACGACAACTGTAGTAATTAGAAACTCTCGTTATAAGACAGCAGCTGTGTTTTGAACGTAGATAACGTAAAATATATTTGCTTAAACTCCTTTCTTCTCCAGAATGAAGGCTCAACCTTCAACAGAGGTATGATAAGGAACATCGGTTTTGTAGAAGTGATGAAATATGGACAATAcgattgttttatatttaatgatGTGGATACCGTTATTGAGGACGATCGTAATGTGTTTTACTGCAATCCTTCAGCTGTTCGACACTTGATGTCCGGCCTAGATCGACATAACTATCGGTTAGTATTTTTGGTGGTGAACAAAGTATTAAAAGCTcgtcttgattcgtgagtatgaaaattacggtaCATAGCTTTAACCAGCTGTAGACTTATAAAAGAACGGTGTGACATTATATAAAAGTGTGTAACAcacatttaataaaacattatgtTTCACTTACAGAATGCCTTATTTTTCTCTTGTTGGAGGGATTATAGGATTTACTCCAGAgcagtttaaaaaaatcaacggCTACTccaatttatttttcttgtgGGGTGCTGAGGATGACGATCTGTACCGACGGTAAGTTAATTAAAACTCTGGTGGAGATCTGACAAACTCTAAAGAATGCTTTCCTCTTTAACTGATCACAGCTACTTAGATGTACTGGTATTTCAATTTAATGTCTTTAAAGAATTTtctcaaaataattatttttctctgAATAGCTAATTAGTGCGACGTCTGACATCACCCCCAATTAGTCCCGCATGTATAGTTGGAGATTTGAGCCCAGCGCCTGGGACACTCATTAGATATTGGCTGACAGTCATTGACTTTCTCAGGATTTTTGTGTAAcacatagagattgaacagtgttttgattgcgttaaaggtggtatgaacgcaatgggatacagacatattcaatgtagcgcgttagcgcaacatatagaatatgtctggtTTTttattgcgttaaaggtggtataaatgcaatgggatacagacatattcaatgtagcgcgatAGCGCAACATGTAGAATCataacactgttcaatctatatatttacataaataagtctacttttacgtcaaatttaagacggtgatggttgctaagttgggtaactacggtagtcaggatgaccgaagatatagttccgattgttgaatgttatagctgcaaaTGCAGTAtggtttgaaatataacaatgacgcctttcagttattttaaaaatattattttttcaatttgataatatatcaataatgtccgtttcgaataaaaattgagataaccgaggcggaacgactacccgTAAGGTATCGTTTTCAGGGTAgagatgcggtccgaagtggagcgaactgccatatttgattttcaaccgaggaaagttactgtgatatagcctattgatggtatgaccatTTAGCTGCTGAATGTtggtcatgtatgtatcggtctgcgaacgcgatatagactaaattctttatagtcatgacttttattttattgtacggaggatagacaagtgcttgcgtgtgtgtaggcctattctgaatgcaaagacgggggTAAAGCTGAtaatactgtttcggataggcttcctgtaatgttttttttttctttctggaAACTTGTATATGATttgttaacctattgttcgcttagacgctctcagaattgttcaccgacaataagatgttctgtatatttaggtgaggtaagtgaccgtacacacatgtactaCTGAAGTAACTATGGAATTCCCcaaacattcctgaggaaagccctccggttgtagccccgaccagcgaatcattttgttgtttattaccgttacaatgcttgaaaacatcttttgttttgatgtaaaatacatatttaattggatctaataaacaAATCTTTATTGGTATTTTGAAAGCCGTTAaattatgacgcaaaatcttatcgaagcgtgaacaaGAAGttgtccgaacctgcactgcgtatgtattcatacgtcattgcaaTTACgttaatttgaacgcaactcccctcccattgactatataggggcatatgtaaatatagtcTTGTATGTCATATATAGCCGATAGCTATTCTGATTTAAATATATCCGATAGTGATACTCATTGTTTGTCTATGTCAATTCTAAAGGCtggtggcatatcaaattattgaacttgttaaggtttataaattcaatattacatagccactcatgtagaAATAGATCAAAATTATGAAGTTCAATTGTTAACGAAAAAGAAttattggtaaaaaaaattaaataatgaaaattgacATGATTGCTTTTATtcagtcaattttcaagaaaatcgAACCAAGGGTTTTCAAGGTATTAAATTCTATTGAATTCTTTTTTAAACTGGTTTGTTTCAGAATTATCGCCGAAGATTTAATGATAGAGAGACCTCCAAATCCTATAGGATATGTAACTACTCTTAAGCACAAACAAGATCCAGTGTCCGACGCTAGGTAAGTATGCAATCCAGAATCGTTTTCGTATAGATTATCTAACTAACCTATATTTACTAACCTAAATTTAGAATGTGGTCGCCTTGATCCGGAAGTTAATGGTTTAATATGTATAACTACTGACTTCTCACCTCAGATCCCAAGTCTATACTTGAAGCAATTGTATGTTTTGTTCAAATTCTGACTTTTcttttgcaaacaaaatatcGTTTGGTTTACTGGGCAGAACGTCCACACAGTAAATGGCATCAAACTAAATCATTTATGAACAATATCATTCCTATCTGTCTCATACACTGTACACGTACTTCTCGAACAATTTTCAATCATTCAGCTGATTCCggaaaatatttagaaaaaaaacttagTTGACCGGTAAAGCGCATGGGGGCCTCTCAtgtaaggaatatatttttattctgttGGTGTAATGAGGGTACAATGATAATGGATATAATTCGCCGGAGGTTTGCATTTACAACAGAATAGCCGCATGTGTtctactatcattatacactgatattgataatactagaaagcatggttattgagtcgatatcagtgcaaactgtaaatattcaaGTCAAAACGTCATGAGATGTTTCTGATTACGAAAACGGTATTATAGTGATATCTTTTTTTACAGATTGAGAATATACCGCTCGCTTGATGGTTATTATAAATCTGAAGGATTAAACAGTTTAGAATATAAACTATTAGATATCCATAAAATGAGACTATTCACTCGAATTTACGTGGATGTTGACGAAAATGCTATACGGAAGGTAAGCTATATTGTATATAAGCAAAACGTATGATTCCATTATCTATTGTTGACATTTCTAATCAACATTATTGCATTATCTGCCATATTGGtgcttaattaattaaattttctgACACCTCGATCTCGATTGCTGATGAAGAGAAAATGTTGCtttaagaaaaatgaaataatgaaataaaattaaaaaaacctcctttgttgaataaaataaatttgattcCCTTAgtcaaatatattgtatgtaaaatCCCATTGATTGGATTTCAGAGATTTTTCTAGACCCCCCAGAAGGCACAGCAGCGTAGGAATGACAACTGTGATATGTACAGAATCTCTACAATGTGTATTTTGTTCAGGTTTTTAATTACATGACAATGAATATGTACTTTTAATAAACTAAGTAATTAAAGATACTTTTGTTAGAAATGAATGTCATGACCTGTAATATGACGTAACTATGGAAACTGctttaaaatgaataatgaaCAACTGATACTTTTACCTATTgtctgtttatattttaatcagtttttattatgaagattattttttcaatatttttaaaatcttaaaaaatgTTACAATTTAAAAACGACTCTTTAAACATTCCTTGTAGATggttattttaaaaaaatcctcTTACAATTATTACATTTAGATTTTTACGTGTAAGACTGTTCTTCGTATTCgtttttcataaatgaaaatattaattttaacaaGTGACAATGTTTGAAACATGTATACCGGTATATATTCTGTTATTTATTTGACACCAGTTTATACATATGAACAAGTGAAGCAAACTCTTTATTTGagattttacattttgatttcattGTTCGTTGAATGATCCTATTCTTTTGATGATTTAGTCTTTTTGTGTTCAGactatgtttataatgaacGATGTTACATTTCATACATTGTGTGTGTACTTACTTActcttttttatttaagtttaaatGTTGATGTCGTCGTTCCTGTACATGTTGTTATcgttaaagtttattttagtGCTGTTTCCAGAGTTTGGGTGGGAACATACCCTACTTGCCATCATTCTATGCATTTCATTCCGTAACTAAACTGTCTATCATACCTATCACGTTGAACATCTTGTATGTTTTGTTGATGATTGTGTTGgctattaatattttgttttacgaTTTTTGGGGGTTCACAGCGAAAGATTACAAAATGAATTCTTGAGAAAATATTGTCATTTTCTATTGACACGGTGCATGTAGGAtaaattgtataattatatgaacaacgtatatataatgtttcggtgtttaaaacaaataaacagaaACGAACTTTATAAAATCAATATGATTTACTTTTGGTAATATGTTTAAATACACTCGTTCTATACTAGCATCAGAATAAGTAGAACTGAAATGTCTGTAGTGCTATTCTGGATACTATAAGCGTACTCATTtaagcggtagttttatttcaaCGCTTTTCACACTGTCTCTATACAACGCTAAATTTTGGATGAATAAATAGCAAGTTTTTACGCAAAAAAACGTCCATAGTCTCAAAAGTATTGCGGTAACTGATCCCTATTTCTGAAATATTGGACCATTGAACTACACTAGCTTACATTCAaggaaatatataataatttacagattttcGTATTTTCGCTAAAATTTCACTGCTTTTATACCTTTGTAATTGACATTAAAGGGTTGTTTTAATGATATTAGCCTACGCTGGACTTATGTATAGTGTAACATATCCGGATTTCTCGTTatcaaatagaaatataaattttgcaTGTACCATGGCAAAGTATTGCGATGaataacattatattattttaaaagggAAGTGACTAcattatttagatatttcaGATATCCGTTTATGTAATATGACAAATATTCACCAACTGCTTTAAGCAGACATGGATTTCTGATTTTGTCTTCTGTTTGGGTTTCTTTATCATGACAGGTGATTACTAATAGCATGTTATACGTACCTGTGGATTTCATCATATGCACGCTTAATTTTATACACAAACCGCCGCCCGTACATTTCAAGACAGATGTTCGCCGAAAACATTCTCAGGAAGAAATTATGTGTGTTTgaagattaaatatttttgataaagtgaTCATGATTGTAGGGTTTTTCAATTTCTAAAGTTtcgaaaattcaaaatgtatgtATTGATCTGTGATTTAGTTAATTAAATGGGACACAATTGCATATGTTACTAGTAAGACATGTTTGATATTATTCTATGAATGCATATGACATCCAGTAAACTTACTATAATTTTAGTGGAATTCTGTTATAACTAACAATCACAATCGAGTAGaagcatatatatatcttcAATGTTTATCTACATTATGAAACGAAAGTCTCAAACGGCATTTCTTATTGTTAGAGTTTTTTCAGTGAATACCAAAGTTATTAGATGTTTGTCTATCGAATGAAATGATGATTATGGATAAATTATAGCATAATACTTGTCAGGTGTACTgatcaatatataatgtaaaataatggGGTTTATTCATTATCATGAAATAAGTTTACCTAAACATAGTACTGTACTTTGGTGATGTCAATTGTAAATTAACCTTGGTTTGTCGAACACAACTGTGATCGAATTTAATGTACttcattgttaaaaaaaatactttttcaaaGTAGATATCTTgccaaagtaaaatttctgagtgaattttGCAACCCGAATTTTGGCCCTATTATTGCtgcaaattttgctgaatatcttttcattatgcataatgaGAAGTAATTGGGCACttgaaaaatcaaaacaacaTTAATTATTAGAAATGCATTTTTTTGATGATGAACTCCACGACTGAGcacttgaaaataaaaacaacaggtCATCAGTTACCAAAGTAAGTTCTTTTGAGTaaagatattttaaacaaaCCAACTTTTcgagtattctgtatttgcatatttcagaatTATATGTTCGTTTGTGTAGGTATTTGTTGTggtgtcatgtgtttgcgaacgTAACGTAATTCTTTtcagagaaaagaaaataagctcacaaaatgatgacttTACCACGGATAGATACCTACTTATAAGGGATGTGACTTTACCACAGATAGATACCTACTTATAAGGGATGTGACTTTACCACGGATAGATACCTACTTATAAGGGATGTGACTCTGTATCATGTATAGCAGACATTGTTTCATTGTATAAGTGCTCGCTTTTCGAACAACATTAGATGCactcattttattttttgaatgttTGTGTTGCCATCGCATTGACAAAGGGATCGCCCATGAGTCGATATGGATGAAAATGAATGTGATAATTGTTGCCGATGGAAGTTGTTTTACCGTTGCATTTACCTATTCGCATTGTTATTGATGTATCTTTATTATTTAAGGTTTATACGAACTAATTGTTATGAGTgtgttttttattatgataCACCTTAAATCGACtacattaaaaatgtaaatatatctcGTAAGACTGCATTAAGATAACCATGTCGTCATGGATAATGT
This genomic window contains:
- the LOC138318409 gene encoding beta-1,4-galactosyltransferase 4-like isoform X2, whose protein sequence is MKLGFFRLSLRRWRRIKIVLLLLVFVFCICIVDLRTIFSEISFALFGHPNFAIELPVRNLDSCHQEIHFLEHQSVNEELEITLEYLEVLYGNRSLGGGHFTPVPPDMCSSVGRTAVILPYRNRKKHLLQYLYHVLPKLIRQQIDFTIFVIEQNEGSTFNRGMIRNIGFVEVMKYGQYDCFIFNDVDTVIEDDRNVFYCNPSAVRHLMSGLDRHNYRMPYFSLVGGIIGFTPEQFKKINGYSNLFFLWGAEDDDLYRRIIAEDLMIERPPNPIGYVTTLKHKQDPVSDARLRIYRSLDGYYKSEGLNSLEYKLLDIHKMRLFTRIYVDVDENAIRKRFF
- the LOC138318409 gene encoding beta-1,4-galactosyltransferase 4-like isoform X1; the encoded protein is MLEMEFDSTKDTSSEKKMKLGFFRLSLRRWRRIKIVLLLLVFVFCICIVDLRTIFSEISFALFGHPNFAIELPVRNLDSCHQEIHFLEHQSVNEELEITLEYLEVLYGNRSLGGGHFTPVPPDMCSSVGRTAVILPYRNRKKHLLQYLYHVLPKLIRQQIDFTIFVIEQNEGSTFNRGMIRNIGFVEVMKYGQYDCFIFNDVDTVIEDDRNVFYCNPSAVRHLMSGLDRHNYRMPYFSLVGGIIGFTPEQFKKINGYSNLFFLWGAEDDDLYRRIIAEDLMIERPPNPIGYVTTLKHKQDPVSDARLRIYRSLDGYYKSEGLNSLEYKLLDIHKMRLFTRIYVDVDENAIRKRFF